TGAAGAagcaaaatacaaaaaaaaaaaaagaaaaagaaaaaaaaaaggggtatAACCAAAATCAATGCCCCCTCCCTGGAGAAATACCATTAGGTTCAACATTCTTGTAATAGTATCATTCCATCATAAGTTAAAAGGTTTCTACAAactaaaaaagactaaaataaattgaaaaagggaAGTTCTTCTAATCTAGTTGATACCTACATCCTATCTTCTCTGCTAATTTTTCATACAAAAGACCAGTTGACGAACATGAAGCAGATACAGTGAGCATTTTCTTCATCATTTACCACTTTCCAAGCCACTGCTCTCTCATAGGAGATTGGTCTCCCCATGCTTGACAAGCAGATACCACCTTGAAGGCACATAAAACCCTGCTCAACCATAACAATGATGAATAGAATCATTATCAACTATTATGATCAACCTTATATATATTGTTTTCACTTATCTATATCATACTAATATATATACCTGCTGCATTACTTGTGGGAACTCTGCAAATAGGGCTTTTCGTCCATTGTCATCGAAAATCTTCTCCAAACTTATGTCCTGAAGTGCTACCAAGGTTGTTTCAAGCATGTCCAGTCCTGCTTGATTAGCAAATGTGAAAACTGGTAGTGCCTGCATATATTACCAAGCAGGTTATGTTTAATATAAAGCAAGGTGGGGGTAATAACGGAATGATGAGGAAacaattattttagttaattttctgTAATTGTAGCTCACTAAAGCACATGAGCAGTTAGGAAGATTGTGAAAAGTATCGTTCTGTTATCAACAAGACAATTGCCAGACTACCTTCAAAGAGCAGCATAGAACTGCATCAGTGTGATGCCAAAGCGTTTTTAGAATGGATTCACTTCCTTCGTATTCAAGCAGCTCCACTCCTAGATAACACCTGCAAAGAGATGAACAATCCGAAAATATTGATTAGCCTGAGTCTAGAATGACATGATAGATATTAACAACCAAGAATTCGGTTCACAACTATGAGAAATGGGGATGAAAATGAATTGATTGACACACCTATAGCTCTGACAAATCCAACGAGCAAGTGTCTGTGCTTCAGGAGTACCAGGAGGTGTTCGAAAACCAGCATGAGAGCCGAAGTTGGAGGGAGAGAGTGCCAATGCCACCCTTTGAACCGAGGCAATGATACTACGGACATACTGTCGAGCCATGGTTGCCACATTTTCTTGAAGGTGGATCTCATATACAAACTGGAATGCTATTGTCATCACAGACTTTGTGCTTCCATTACGACCAGAGTTATCACCGGTTGATCTGTTTCCAGCAGCTCCAACTTCAAGAGTAGAGGCAAGGTCAAGTGTACGATTTGGACTGGATGCATCCTACATTACATTTAAAGTCGTTTAGTAAGAAACTAAAGCGAGAAAAGACAATAAAGACAGAATTTTTGATAATATCATGCATGATAAACACTTACCATTCCAGAATCAAGAGGGATGATGCGGAAACCAGAAGGAATAATAGGCGCATCATCAGAGAATGAAGCATCAATGGGGGCAAAGGTGAGTTCAGCACAAGTCCCAACTGCATTCTCATCAACTCCACTACAAAGCTGACAGAATCACAGAGGAAAGAGATTATATATTGCAAGAAATGAGAACAAAACATTTTCCCATGCCATAAAATAAAGGAATTGTGTTGGTGAAAACTCAAGTACCTGCAAGAGGAAGATATCACCAGGCATGATCATGTCTTCTCGATAATGACCCATATTTTCAAGCTTAATGACCTCCATGAACTACAACAGAAAGTGAACAATCTTTTAGGATACCTTGTGCCTATTGATCCCCAAGGATTATACAGTAATTGCCAAATTACTTACCTCTTCATGCTCAATAGTATGAGCTAGTGGAAGAATGACCTGACCCCCAAAACTTCCACCTCGAGCTACTGGCAAACCACAGGGACCAGCTTTGACAGCAGCAGCAGAGTAAGCATCAATACCACTGTCTGCCCACTCTGATCGATGTTCTCGCAGGAATCTGAGTAGTATGGCTGGAGGCACATTctacaaataaaacaaaagcacAGATTCATGAAAATGAAACAAGTATTCTGTTCATTGAGTCCTCTAAATCTTCAATGAATCTTATTATACCAATGGCTTGTTATATCAATGAATGTTTATCTTGTGGTCATGTGATAACAAAATTGGGAAGGGAAAAcagttttgttttgtttcatgTCTATAGATCTTAAGCTGTTATTGACATGCTTTCAACACATTTAGAAGCTTACCTGGAGTAACATGGATGCTTTGGCACATAGAATTGCATTGCCCATTGAAGGAAATCCATTACCGTAAGAAAGATTTATGCCCATCATCTTGCTAGGAGATGAGTTCACAAGGAGGGTAACATCATCAACACCGTCACTTTCCAACATGGACCATCCTTCATCAGCAAACCCATTAACAGCCTCATTAAATCCCCTGGACAATGCAATATGTTAGTTTCCCATCTATCAAGAATCAATCTACTACTGCACAAAAATATGTGAATTCTGAATAGTTGGATGAACATACTTGTTCAATTTCTGACTAAGTGCACGCAGGGCTGCAGGTCTTCTCCCCCAACCAGTAACATTTGGCTGAGATATTTCTTGTGAAATCTGCCTCAAATGACGCAAGGCCTGCACAATATACAAGTTGATGTCTAGACAGTTTTGTAGAAGCAAATTAGATATAATACCACCGAGCATAGATGCAAGGAATATATCTTACCGCCATTGTCGTCTTTTGAGCAAGCAATGTTGAGGACTCGTAAAGTGGGCGCAACACTTCGGGAACACTCCAAGGCTACAAATAAGCAAGTTGAACATTGAAACTATTGCCTCTTGCAGGGGAAAAAAGTAAAGTGTGCATGTTTAACAATAGAAGCAAGGTGATATACACACCTCCAAATCCATGTGATCAACTATGTGAATGATGGATCCTCCCCCTTCACAAGGTCTAATCAGATAACCACTAGGCAATAATTCTGCTCTCACGAAATTTGCAGCTGGCGGCATACTTGGACCATTCTGAGTGTTGTTAAGTGATCTTTCACATACCTAGCAGCATATCATAATTATAACaatcagaatataaaaaaattttctgaaa
The genomic region above belongs to Gossypium hirsutum isolate 1008001.06 chromosome D05, Gossypium_hirsutum_v2.1, whole genome shotgun sequence and contains:
- the LOC107906965 gene encoding homeobox-leucine zipper protein ATHB-8 isoform X1, coding for MMAVTSSCKEGTKIAMDNGKYVRYTPEQVEALERLYHECPKPSSMRRQQLIRECPILSNIEPKQIKVWFQNRRCREKQRKEASRLQAVNRKLTAMNKLLMEENDRLQKQVSQLVYENSYFRQQTQNTTLATTDTSCESVVTSGQHHLTPQHPPRDASPAGLLSIAEETLTEFLSKATGTAVEWVQMPGMKPGPDSIGIVAISHGRSGVAARACGLVGLDPTRVAEILKDRPSWYRDCRAVDVINVLSTGNGGTIELLYMQLYAPTTLAPARDFWLLRYTSVMEDGSLVVCERSLNNTQNGPSMPPAANFVRAELLPSGYLIRPCEGGGSIIHIVDHMDLEPWSVPEVLRPLYESSTLLAQKTTMAALRHLRQISQEISQPNVTGWGRRPAALRALSQKLNKGFNEAVNGFADEGWSMLESDGVDDVTLLVNSSPSKMMGINLSYGNGFPSMGNAILCAKASMLLQNVPPAILLRFLREHRSEWADSGIDAYSAAAVKAGPCGLPVARGGSFGGQVILPLAHTIEHEEFMEVIKLENMGHYREDMIMPGDIFLLQLCSGVDENAVGTCAELTFAPIDASFSDDAPIIPSGFRIIPLDSGMDASSPNRTLDLASTLEVGAAGNRSTGDNSGRNGSTKSVMTIAFQFVYEIHLQENVATMARQYVRSIIASVQRVALALSPSNFGSHAGFRTPPGTPEAQTLARWICQSYRCYLGVELLEYEGSESILKTLWHHTDAVLCCSLKALPVFTFANQAGLDMLETTLVALQDISLEKIFDDNGRKALFAEFPQVMQQGFMCLQGGICLSSMGRPISYERAVAWKVVNDEENAHCICFMFVNWSFV
- the LOC107906965 gene encoding homeobox-leucine zipper protein ATHB-8 isoform X2; this translates as MPALQEETLTEFLSKATGTAVEWVQMPGMKPGPDSIGIVAISHGRSGVAARACGLVGLDPTRVAEILKDRPSWYRDCRAVDVINVLSTGNGGTIELLYMQLYAPTTLAPARDFWLLRYTSVMEDGSLVVCERSLNNTQNGPSMPPAANFVRAELLPSGYLIRPCEGGGSIIHIVDHMDLEPWSVPEVLRPLYESSTLLAQKTTMAALRHLRQISQEISQPNVTGWGRRPAALRALSQKLNKGFNEAVNGFADEGWSMLESDGVDDVTLLVNSSPSKMMGINLSYGNGFPSMGNAILCAKASMLLQNVPPAILLRFLREHRSEWADSGIDAYSAAAVKAGPCGLPVARGGSFGGQVILPLAHTIEHEEFMEVIKLENMGHYREDMIMPGDIFLLQLCSGVDENAVGTCAELTFAPIDASFSDDAPIIPSGFRIIPLDSGMDASSPNRTLDLASTLEVGAAGNRSTGDNSGRNGSTKSVMTIAFQFVYEIHLQENVATMARQYVRSIIASVQRVALALSPSNFGSHAGFRTPPGTPEAQTLARWICQSYRCYLGVELLEYEGSESILKTLWHHTDAVLCCSLKALPVFTFANQAGLDMLETTLVALQDISLEKIFDDNGRKALFAEFPQVMQQGFMCLQGGICLSSMGRPISYERAVAWKVVNDEENAHCICFMFVNWSFV